TCGGGTTCGCGGCCATCACTTGACCTCCGTGAGTATCAGGGTGTCCGCGGCGCGCGGGGACAGCAGGGCGAGCTGGGCGGGGCGGATGCCGCGGAAGACGTACACCGTCCGGCCCTTGGCGAGGCGCCGGGTGTCGGTGATGTCGGGGTTGAGGCGCAGGAGTTCGGCGAGCGGGATGCCGTGACGGGCGCAGACCGACGACAGGGTCTCGCCGTCCGCGTTCCGTACCGTGTGCGTCCTCTCGTCGTACGTCGCCGGGTGCGCCGGGACCGAGGGCCTCGGCGTGCCGGGGTGGGCGAGCAGCTCGGTGAGCTGGTCGGGGGTGGTGGAGGCGGGGACGCCGGTGAAGACGTCGACGTCGATGTAGTCGACGCCGGGCACGGTGTGGGCCGTGGCGAGGACCTCGGACAGCCGCGCCGGGCGGGCCAACTCCCGCCCCTCGTAGCCGAGTTTGCGCAACAGGGCCTGACGCAGGCGTGGCTCGACGAGCTCCCAGGAGTGGTCGGGGGCGACCTTGACCCTGGCCGCGACGAGGAGGAGGACGAGTTCGCGGACGTCGACGCGGACGGCGAGGCCCGAGTCGCCGTACTCGGTGAGCGCGCCGCGCAGGGCACGCAGGATCTCCGCGTCGTCGGCGATCGGGATGTCGTCCGTGCCCGCGACCGTGACGTGCAGGAGTCTCCGCCGTCCGTCGAAGAGTTCGCGTGCGGTGGCGCGGCCGACGCCGGCGCGGGAACGGGCGAAGTCCTCGTAGTCGCTCTCGGATACCAGCCGGTCCAGGGCCGACACGGCGAGCGGGATGGTCCGGCGGGTCAGGCCGGGCCCGTCCGCGTCCGAACCACCGGTCGCGGGACGGGGGTTGGTGACCTGGCTGACGCCGAGCGGGCGGGTGAGGGGCTGGGTGATCCGGTGGGCGGCGGTGTTGGCGGCCTTTCCGGTGCCGAAGCGGTAGCGGGCGCGGACGTTCTCGTGGCCGGTGGGCAGCCGGGCGCCGTTGACTCCGTCGCCGAAGGTCACCGTCGTACGGCCGTCGGAGGTGGTGCCGGTGATGTGGACGCGTTCGCGCGGGCCGCGCCCGGCGAGGCTGTCGACCTCGTGCCAGCGCAGACCGTCGACGCGGATCTCCAACACGGGTGTCGCGCCCAGGGGGTTGTCGTCGGCGAGCCAGGTGAGCGGCGACTGCCAGAGCGCGAAGGTCTGGTTGACGCGGTCCGAGTCGCCGCTGCCGATGGCCTCGTCGCGCCCTTCTCCGTGCGTCGCCTCGACGACGTTACCGAGGATGCTGACGCTCTCCCGGCGGTAGCGGTGGGTGAGGTCGGCGGTCAGGGTGAGCCTGGTGTGGACGTGGTCGCCGGGGAGTTGGGGGTCGACGGCTGGATCGGCGGCGGCGAGAGTGACGACCTCGGTGGCCCGGACGCCGGTCACGCCGGGGATGTCGGTGCGTTCCCCGGTGACGATCAGGGTGCGGCCCGCGCGCAACCCGTCGTAGAGCTGGGCGAGTTCGATCTCGTTGCCGTGCACGTCCTCGCCGAGCGGTTCGTCGGCCAGGCTCAGGGTTCCCCCGGCGGCGTGCACCGTGGTGTCCCGGATGTGCGAGAGCAGGACGTCGAACTCGTCCAACCACGGGTCGGCGAGGGTGAGTTCGGTGCCTCGGCCGGTGATGCCGTAGTTGGTGTAGGCGGCCGTACGGGTGGCGACGACCTGCGTGGTGACGAAGGCGAGTTTCGGGTCGCCGGGGATTCCGCCCTGCACTCCCTTGGCGGGGCGCTGGATCGCGACCCAGCTGCCGACCGTGATGCCGGTGTGCACGGTGTCGAGCTGGAGGAGACGGTGGTTGACGGGCTGTGGCTTGCTCGCGATGACCACTTCCACGTTGGGCTCGGTGGAGCCCAGCGTGTAGCGCAGGCTCACCTCGTACTCCCCGTGGGTGAACTGCTCGCTGACGCCCGGCCGCAGGGAGATCTCCTGGCTGGTGCCGTTGTGGATGGCGACGGTCACCAGTCCCTCGTCGTCGGGCCGCGACACGAACACCGTGCGCCCCGGCAGCCCCGAGTGCAGGCGGGCGGTGACCCCGGGCTGCTGGGGGTCCTGGCCCGCGCGGACGGACAGGTCGACCTGCCCGGTGCCCAGCGGGAAGCTGACGAACTGCGGGACGGGCAGGTTCTCGGCCCGCTGGTCGGAGCTGCTGCCCTCGACGTACTGGAACTCGGCCCTGACCGGAACCTTGCCCGCCGTGTCGAAGACGACTCGCATGCTCGTGAGCGCGGCGCCCGTGAGCGGCCAGTCGGCGGTACGGATGACCCGGCCCCGGTCGTCCTGGACCGGCTTGAGCGGAGCGGTGGCGCCGAAGGGGGCCGTGGTGACCCGCAGTGCGAGCAGTTCACGCAAGAGCTGGGGCGCACCGGGGACGGCGGGCGCCGCGGTGCGCCACGCCGGATAGAGGCTGGCGAGACCGGGATGAAGAGCGGAAAGAAGCCGAGCGGCGTCCCCACCGACCCGCTGGACACGAGCACCACCGACGGCAGCGGGCACCGAGCCCCGCAGACCGGGCAGAACAGCGGCCAGAGCCTCAAAAGCAGCAGCACGCGAATCGCTCTTAGGGGGCGCGGGGAACTGCGCGACCAGCCCCAACGGCGCAGCACCCGCCAGACCACCTACATCGGCACCCCCTTCCGCGCTCCGAGCAGGCGCCAACTCAAGGGCCCGCGAACCGAGTTCACCCAGCACCGCCTGCAACTGCTCGAACCACCCCGCCACGTCCCCCCACGGAGTGGCCAGCACCTGCGCCTCACCGAGGCGGTCAAAGGGCTCGGCAAGCCGCGCAGCGAGCTGCTCCGGAGTCTTCACACCGTCCAGGTCGGAACGGAGCGGGGCAAGAACCTGGTCGTCGAAGTCCTCGATCAGGCGACTCACCGGACGCGGGTTGGGCACCTCCGGCGTCGGCGGTTCGTCGCCGGGCTCGCCGGGGGTCGCGGGCTCAGCGGTCCAGCGGCGGACCTCGTCGACAAGCTCCTTCAGCGTGGCCGGTGCCGACGACGGCAGGGAGATGGCCGTGATGTCCTCGTCCCGGTCGACGCGTGTCTTGGCGACCGGCAACAACAGGCGCTCACCACCCGCCTGTTCACCGAAGACGAAGAGCAACTGCTCACCGGTGCGCAGGGAGTTGACGGTGCCCTCGACGAAGATCTCGGAGCGGGACTCCAGATCCTGCGGGGTGAGCAGGGAGGGGCGCCGACGGCGGACCTTCAGCTCGTTCCAGTCCCAGCGGGCCGTCAGGTCACGGCTCGTCTCGAAGGTCTGCGACTGCTCGTCGGCGGACGCGGGCACGCTGTTGCTGCGCGCCCCGCGAGGGATCAGCACGGGCAACGCCTCGGCGCGCGGGTCACGTTCGAGGGTGTACGCGAGATGGGTGGTGGCGGCGACTCCGGGGCGTGGCCGGTGGCCGACGAGCCGCCCGAGCAGGACGAGTGAGCGGTGCTCGTTCGCAGTACGGACATAGGCCTCGTCGGCGATCCGCTCGGAGTGGAAGGTGAGCAGGTCGCTGAGGACGGCGGTGGCGTCGAGCAGGCCGATCGCCGGGTCGTCCGGGGTGCGCACCGTGAGGCCTCCCCCAGCCTTCGGCCGGGGGGACCCCCATTTCGCTTCGCTCAGGGCCGGGTACGCGGGTGAGGCGAGCCGGTCGAGGAGGGCGGCCAGGAAGCCGCCGTATTCGTCGACGCGGTAGTCGAGGGCGGTGCGGCCGGGAGGGTTGTGGAGCGGGGCCGCGGCGAGGCGCTCGTCGTGGCCGGGGCGGCAGGCACCGCCGCAGGCGCAGTCGTCGGCGAAGTCGTCGGCCGGGAGGGTCGTGTCGGTGGTCATCGGGCACCTCCAAGAGGCGTCAGGGATATCGCCAGGAGGCCGTTCTCCGGCCGGTCCGGATCGTTGTCGCAGGTGGCGATCTCCAGCGGGCCGAGCCGCAGCACGCCGTCCTCCCTCTCTCCTCGGTCCTGCTCGAACAGCCGCCGCAACCTGGTGACTTGGACGCCCTCCACCCCGGGTACGGCGGCGGCGACAGCGACCAGCCGACTGAGCCGGACCGGCTCGCCGAAGGTCAGGGCGTCCGGGTGGAAGAACCCGAGCCGTCCGCCCGGCAGTCGGCCGGCGCCCAGGACGCGGTACAACTCGGCCAGGATCTGCCCGTGTTGATGGCCCGGCGCGGCGCACACGGTCAGGGCGAGGTCCAGCGGCACGTGCCGGGCGGGGCCGACGACGAGGTCGTGGCCGATGCGCCGGTACGCCTCCAGGGCCTGGGCGACCGACGCGAGCAACTCGGGCAGGGGTGCGCCGGTGCCGTACGCGTCGATCGCGAGGTGGGCTTCCTGGGTGCTCCCGGTCCAGCGGATCTCGGCGGCGGCGCGCTGGACGCCGGGGAGGGCGGTGGCGAGGTCCGCGTAGTCCTCGGCGGTGACGGCACGCAGTCGGGTGCGGCGCAGGTCGAGCGGCGCCAACTGGCGTACCAGCTCCACGGGTTCGGGCTCGGTGCCACCGACGGCGGGCAGCGGGTTGCGGACGACCGCGACGGGCGGCGGCAGGCACTCCCCCGGCGTGTCTCGGTGGTTGACGGCCCGGGGGTTGACGATCTGGTGGTCGACGACCAAATGGCTGATGGCCTCGGCGCCCACGTTGCCCGCGCTGCCGCCGCCGAGGCGGTAGCGGGCGGCCAGCCTGGTTCCCGGGACGGGCCGGGCGCCGTGCCTGCCGTCGCCGAAGCGGAGCGCGAGCCGTCCGTCGTCCTCCAGTTCGCCGACGAAGTGCCGGTCGCGGGGGCCGCTGCCCAGCAGATCCCGACGCGGCCACCAGCTGTCGTCGCCGCCCTCCAGCCGTACGGCGGGCAGGGCGCGGCGCGGGTCCTGGGTGAGGGCGGCGGTCGCGGAGCCGCGCAGTACGGGTTCGTCGGGGTGGAGTCCGGCCGCGTACGCCGGGCCCCAACTGTGCGCGATCTCCCAGGCGATGTGCCCGTCGAGGACGGCCCCGGCGCGGGCCCGCGCCGTGAGGATCTCGACGCGGCGCAGCTTGCCGTCGAGCAACTCGTCGTTCCGGTGGAGGAGTTCCCGCAGGGCGCGCACGGGATGGAGGCGGAGTTCGAACCGTTCCAGCACCTTCAGGCTGTACACGACGGCGAGTTCGGCGATTTCCTCGTCGCCGAGTCCGTCACGGTCGCGGGCGCTGCGCCACAGTTCGACGAGGCGCTGCCGTACCCGCCCGGGAATGGCGGCGATCCGCTCGGCCTGTCCGGCGGAGACGGTCACCGGGTCGGGGAACGGCACCGCCTGGGCGATCGGCGCCCGTCCGAGGAGCGGCCGGAAGCGGGGTGCGATGCCGGGGTAGGCAGACTGTGCGAGCAGCGTGCGCAGGGCGGCGGCCTGGGCGTACGCGGTGCCGGGCACGACACTCCCCCAGCCTCCGGCCTGGGGGACCCCCATCTCGCTTCGCTCGTGGCGTTGTCCGGCGCTTTCGAGGCCGAGTCCGGCGCGGGTGGTGGCGGCTTCGCCGAGTACGTCGAACAGCTCGCGGATGTCGTCGGCCGTCAGCGCCTGCCCGCTTTCCGCCTTGCTCGCGAGGGAGTTGACGAGTCGCGCGGGCGCGTTGTCCTCGGTGCGGTCGGCGCAGCCGAAGGCGGGAAGGTCGCAGGGGGCGACGACGGCGGGTACGGGCGGCACGGTGAACGTCTCGGGGAGTCCGTCCCCGGGAAGGGAGCGGCCGTGGTCGACGAGGACCACGTTTCCGCGCGCCAGGGTCACGTCCTCGACGGGCAGACAGTCGCGTCCGGCGCGGGCGGTGAGGAAGAGCGGGAAGCGGAGGGCGTCCTCGGCCGCCCAGGTGACCTCCAGGACCGGCTGGTCCTCGATGCGGTCGAGGGCGGGGGTGACGGAGGTGAGGCGGACGGCCTGGCGGTGGGCGGGGTCGGCGTCGCCGGGGGTGCCGGTACGCGGGCCCTTCACCTCCTCCAGGACGAGCACGTCACCTGGCCTGAGGTCGAGTCGGCGGTCGCGGCAGGTCTCGGGGTCCTGCCACTCGTCGCGCAGGGTGACGGCGGTGGCGCCCTTCGGGAGGGCGCACACCTCGCCGCCCCAGGTCCACAGCCGGATCGCGTTGTGGGCGACCCGCAGCTCCAACGGGTCGGCGGCGAGGACCGGTTCGAAGACCTCCACCGAGCCGCGCTCGTCGAGGTCGGCGAGGTCGCGGTCGTCGACGACGGTGCCGGGTTCGGGCCGGTCGTGCGGGTCGAGGCTGCGGACGTCGACGGAGGCGAAGCGGAAGGTGCCCGGGGCGAGCGTGTGGTCACCGGCGGTCTCGACGGTGACGTACGCCCGGGCGGTGCACCCGTCGTGCATCGCGTAGTCGATGAGCCGGACGTGCCGGCGTACGGAGACGCGGCGGCGGGCGGTGTCGAGGTAGGCCTCGGTGGCGACCGCGTCCTGCTGGTAGCTGATCTGGTCGCCGGTGTAGGCGAGGAGTTCGACGAGGGCCACGCCCAGGTCGGCGGGGTTGCGTTCGACCCAGTCGGGGGTGGTGAGCGCGAGCCGGTCGAGGAGGAGCTTGCGGATGGTGTCGTAGTCGCGGGCGGTGTAGTCGACGACGGGGGCGGCCGGGAAGACCCGCTCCGAGCCCGCGCCCGGCTCATCTCCCGCGCTGTCGAAGGGTGTTGGACGGTCGGGCCGGAAGGAGAAGAGAGCGCTGTGGTAGCGCTGGTCGAAGCCGCGGTAGGGCTGGGTGCCCGGGCGGTCGTACGGGTCGGTCTCGACGACGGAGAGGCGGTAGCGCGAGGTGTCCCCGGTCTTGTCAAGGGTGACGTACAGCCGGTCGTCGAGTTCCGGGTCCTCCTCCCGCTCGACGCTCACATCGACGGCGGTGATGCCGGTGACCCGTCGGCCGCCGTCGACTCGGATGTTCTCGGGACACAGGCCGTGCGGGGCCTTGCCGAGGAAGGTGACGGTGAGCAGCAGCCCGTCGTCGCCGACCTCGACGGCGTCGACTCCGTTGAGCTGGGCGGCCCTCACCTTGGCGCGCCGAGGAACGGCGACGCTGTGACTCCGGTCGGTGCTCATACGGCGGCCCGCCCTTCGAAGACGTCGTCACGTCGGGTGCCGGTGGCGCGGACGACGTACGAGAGATGCACGCGTACGACGTTGTCCTCGCCCAACACGTCGAGGGCCAGCACGTCGATGAGGTCGCCGAGCCAGCGCTGCAGCGCGGCCTGTACGGAGAGTTCGAGCGTGCTGATCAGTTCCGGGCTGCTGGGCGCGAAGACGAGTTCGAGGAGTCCGCAGCCGAAGTCGGGGCGCATCACGCGCTCGCCGGGGCTGGTGAAGAGGAGTTGCTCGACCAGGTCGTGGACGTGCTCGCCGTGACGGGCGTGCGCGGTGCGGCCACGCCGGTCGGCGCGGAAGGGGAACGCGATGTCGCTGCGCGGGCTTGTCGAGATGCTGGTGGCGCCGGGGCGGGTCGGGCGGCTCATCGGACGGTGACCTTTCGCTGCGCGGCCTGGACGACGGGCGGTCCCTGTGGGACGAGGCCCGAGGTGAAGCACTGGGCCGCGGAGGTGTCGAGGAGCGCGGGCGCGCCGTCGACCAGGACGCCGG
This genomic interval from Streptomyces sp. B21-083 contains the following:
- a CDS encoding putative baseplate assembly protein, whose protein sequence is MTTDTTLPADDFADDCACGGACRPGHDERLAAAPLHNPPGRTALDYRVDEYGGFLAALLDRLASPAYPALSEAKWGSPRPKAGGGLTVRTPDDPAIGLLDATAVLSDLLTFHSERIADEAYVRTANEHRSLVLLGRLVGHRPRPGVAATTHLAYTLERDPRAEALPVLIPRGARSNSVPASADEQSQTFETSRDLTARWDWNELKVRRRRPSLLTPQDLESRSEIFVEGTVNSLRTGEQLLFVFGEQAGGERLLLPVAKTRVDRDEDITAISLPSSAPATLKELVDEVRRWTAEPATPGEPGDEPPTPEVPNPRPVSRLIEDFDDQVLAPLRSDLDGVKTPEQLAARLAEPFDRLGEAQVLATPWGDVAGWFEQLQAVLGELGSRALELAPARSAEGGADVGGLAGAAPLGLVAQFPAPPKSDSRAAAFEALAAVLPGLRGSVPAAVGGARVQRVGGDAARLLSALHPGLASLYPAWRTAAPAVPGAPQLLRELLALRVTTAPFGATAPLKPVQDDRGRVIRTADWPLTGAALTSMRVVFDTAGKVPVRAEFQYVEGSSSDQRAENLPVPQFVSFPLGTGQVDLSVRAGQDPQQPGVTARLHSGLPGRTVFVSRPDDEGLVTVAIHNGTSQEISLRPGVSEQFTHGEYEVSLRYTLGSTEPNVEVVIASKPQPVNHRLLQLDTVHTGITVGSWVAIQRPAKGVQGGIPGDPKLAFVTTQVVATRTAAYTNYGITGRGTELTLADPWLDEFDVLLSHIRDTTVHAAGGTLSLADEPLGEDVHGNEIELAQLYDGLRAGRTLIVTGERTDIPGVTGVRATEVVTLAAADPAVDPQLPGDHVHTRLTLTADLTHRYRRESVSILGNVVEATHGEGRDEAIGSGDSDRVNQTFALWQSPLTWLADDNPLGATPVLEIRVDGLRWHEVDSLAGRGPRERVHITGTTSDGRTTVTFGDGVNGARLPTGHENVRARYRFGTGKAANTAAHRITQPLTRPLGVSQVTNPRPATGGSDADGPGLTRRTIPLAVSALDRLVSESDYEDFARSRAGVGRATARELFDGRRRLLHVTVAGTDDIPIADDAEILRALRGALTEYGDSGLAVRVDVRELVLLLVAARVKVAPDHSWELVEPRLRQALLRKLGYEGRELARPARLSEVLATAHTVPGVDYIDVDVFTGVPASTTPDQLTELLAHPGTPRPSVPAHPATYDERTHTVRNADGETLSSVCARHGIPLAELLRLNPDITDTRRLAKGRTVYVFRGIRPAQLALLSPRAADTLILTEVK
- a CDS encoding putative baseplate assembly protein, with the protein product MSTDRSHSVAVPRRAKVRAAQLNGVDAVEVGDDGLLLTVTFLGKAPHGLCPENIRVDGGRRVTGITAVDVSVEREEDPELDDRLYVTLDKTGDTSRYRLSVVETDPYDRPGTQPYRGFDQRYHSALFSFRPDRPTPFDSAGDEPGAGSERVFPAAPVVDYTARDYDTIRKLLLDRLALTTPDWVERNPADLGVALVELLAYTGDQISYQQDAVATEAYLDTARRRVSVRRHVRLIDYAMHDGCTARAYVTVETAGDHTLAPGTFRFASVDVRSLDPHDRPEPGTVVDDRDLADLDERGSVEVFEPVLAADPLELRVAHNAIRLWTWGGEVCALPKGATAVTLRDEWQDPETCRDRRLDLRPGDVLVLEEVKGPRTGTPGDADPAHRQAVRLTSVTPALDRIEDQPVLEVTWAAEDALRFPLFLTARAGRDCLPVEDVTLARGNVVLVDHGRSLPGDGLPETFTVPPVPAVVAPCDLPAFGCADRTEDNAPARLVNSLASKAESGQALTADDIRELFDVLGEAATTRAGLGLESAGQRHERSEMGVPQAGGWGSVVPGTAYAQAAALRTLLAQSAYPGIAPRFRPLLGRAPIAQAVPFPDPVTVSAGQAERIAAIPGRVRQRLVELWRSARDRDGLGDEEIAELAVVYSLKVLERFELRLHPVRALRELLHRNDELLDGKLRRVEILTARARAGAVLDGHIAWEIAHSWGPAYAAGLHPDEPVLRGSATAALTQDPRRALPAVRLEGGDDSWWPRRDLLGSGPRDRHFVGELEDDGRLALRFGDGRHGARPVPGTRLAARYRLGGGSAGNVGAEAISHLVVDHQIVNPRAVNHRDTPGECLPPPVAVVRNPLPAVGGTEPEPVELVRQLAPLDLRRTRLRAVTAEDYADLATALPGVQRAAAEIRWTGSTQEAHLAIDAYGTGAPLPELLASVAQALEAYRRIGHDLVVGPARHVPLDLALTVCAAPGHQHGQILAELYRVLGAGRLPGGRLGFFHPDALTFGEPVRLSRLVAVAAAVPGVEGVQVTRLRRLFEQDRGEREDGVLRLGPLEIATCDNDPDRPENGLLAISLTPLGGAR
- a CDS encoding GPW/gp25 family protein, with translation MSRPTRPGATSISTSPRSDIAFPFRADRRGRTAHARHGEHVHDLVEQLLFTSPGERVMRPDFGCGLLELVFAPSSPELISTLELSVQAALQRWLGDLIDVLALDVLGEDNVVRVHLSYVVRATGTRRDDVFEGRAAV